In a genomic window of Acipenser ruthenus chromosome 41, fAciRut3.2 maternal haplotype, whole genome shotgun sequence:
- the LOC131709033 gene encoding scavenger receptor cysteine-rich type 1 protein M130-like, whose protein sequence is MQKVISKSNVCSFVISDHRGVQLSGGSDLCSGRVEVVHGQTWGTVCDADFDWQDAEVVCRQLKCGIPKEVLGGAPFGEGQGTVWCEEMQCQGKEPHISRCLTSASKKQSCTQRNDVGLVCFGYTEYRLVGGPDSCSGRVELQYDGQWGTVCDRYWDLQDATVLCKQLNCGYTVSVPGQAWFGEGSGDVRADIFDCDGSETHISNCSISAWGRGACTHSNDAGVNCSGPLLPAQAGRVRPLPSKCNTSNEGTTLCSG, encoded by the exons AGTCTAATGTCTGCAGTTTTGTGATTTCAGACCATCGAGGAGTGCAGCTCAGTGGTGGCAGCGATCTCTGTTCTGGGAGAGTTGAAGTAGTGCATGGGCAGACCTGGGGAACGGTCTGTGATGCTGACTTTGACTGGCAGGATGCAGAGGTTGTCTGTCGGCAGCTGAAGTGTGGAATTCCTAAAGAGGTGCTGGGAGGAGCCCCTTTTGGAGAGGGACAGGGTACGGTCTGGTGTGAGGAGATGCAGTGCCAGGGAAAGGAGCCCCACATCAGTAGGTGTTTGACTTCAGCCAGCAAgaagcagagctgcacacagagGAACGATGTGGGTCTTGTCTGTTTCG GGTACACTGAGTACAGGCTGGTGGGTGGCCCGGACTCCTGTTCTGGTCGAGTGGAGCTGCAGTACGATGGTCAGTGGGGGACGGTCTGCGATCGCTATTGGGATCTACAGGACGCCACAGTTCTCTGCAAGCAGTTGAATTGTGGGTACACTGTATCAGTCCCGGGACAGGCCTGGTTTGGTGAAGGCAGCGGTGATGTACGGGCTGATATATTCGACTGTGATGGCAGTGAGACACACATATCAAATTGCTCCATCTCTGCATGGGGACGAGGTGCCTGCACTCATAGCAATGATGCAGGAGTGAATTGTTCAG GTCCATTGCTACCAGCACAAGCAGGTCGAGTCAGGCCTCTACCAAGTAAATGCAACACCAGCAATGAAGGGACCACGCTGTGCTCAGGTTAG
- the LOC117433801 gene encoding antigen WC1.1-like, with protein sequence MGTAGWGGGGACAGRVEVYHNGSWGTVCDDSWDLADAEVVCKQLQCGTALNASVSASFGQGTGPIWLDELRCQGNESTLWECASGGWGQHNCRHKEDAGVVCSEFKKLRLSRGCSGLAEVFYNGTWGSVCYNGMSENTVKMICREVNCGESSEISMPLPASSTARKWLDNVECRRHDSTLWQCLPSPWGQNNCLNDEVAEIDCKAVEKKPTVSSIPETCSEDLTQEHCSEPAELRLAGSSSPCSGRVEVQFEGSWGTVCGDSWDLKDAQVVCRQLGCGAAESTGGGKATFGEGNDTIWLDEVNCRGSEMHLWDCRHSPLGHNYCDHKEDQWVTCAEASPPRLQPQRDMTIPLIACIVLGALLIMVLVLLAGQLQRNRMLRRGIAKEELDPFHEAVYEEIEYKLARQGTYDAPRRGSFLSDELPSDYDDVEESEGNPIPGESMPSLEGETPGYYDDAVPMNSNPDDLSGSFHSDELPSGYCDVEDSEGNPIQGFPLTPPGEESAQAALPPEEGPAAPDRTDYDDVGEESPGEGGAL encoded by the exons ATGGGTACA GctggttggggggggggaggtgccTGCGCTGGGAGGGTGGAGGTTTATCACAACGGCTCCTGGGGGACGGTCTGCGATGACTCCTGGGACCTGGCAGATGCTGAGGTGGTGTGTAAGCAGCTCCAGTGTGGGACGGCACTCAACGCCTCAGTGTCAGCCTCCTTCGGCCAGGGGACCGGACCCATCTGGCTGGACGAGCTGCGCTGTCAGGGGAACGAATCGACTCTGTGGGAGTGTGCCTCAGGAGGGTGGGGGCAACACAACTGCAGACACAAGGAGGATGCGGGAGTCGTGTGTTCAG AGTTCAAGAAGCTGAGACTGTCTCGGGGCTGTTCTGGACTGGCAGAGGTTTTCTACAATGGCACCTGGGGCAGCGTCTGCTATAACGGCATGAGTGAAAACACAGTTAAGATGATATGCCGTGAGGTCAACTGTGGAGAGAGTTCTGAAATATCAATGCCACTTCCAGCATCCAGCACTGCGCGCAAGTGGCTTGATAATGTTGAATGCAGAAGGCATGACTCTACACTGTGGCAGTGTCTACCTTCACCCTGGGGTCAAAACAACTGCCTGAATGATGAGGTGGCTGAGATTGACTGCAAAG cagtGGAAAAGAAGCCAACTGTCTCCAGCATACCAGAGACCTGCTCTGAAGACCTCACTCAGGAGCACTGCTCAG AGCCAGCAGAGCTGAGGCTAGCTGGAAGCTCAAGTCCCTGCTCCGGACGGGTGGAGGTGCAGTTCGAGGGGTCCTGGGGGACAGTCTGCGGTGACTCCTGGGACCTGAAGGACGCCCAGGTGGTCTGCAGACAACTAGGCTGTGGGGCAGCAGAGAGCACAGGGGGTGGTAAGGCTACGTTTGGAGAAGGGAACGACACCATCTGGCTGGACGAGGTGAACTGCAGGGGCAGCGAGATGCACCTGTGGGACTGCCGGCACTCTCCACTGGGACACAATTACTGCGACCACAAAGAGGACCAATGGGTTACCTGTGCAG AAGCCTCTCCACCCAGGCTGCAGCCACAGAGAGACATGACCATCCCATTGATAGCCTGCATCGTGCTGGGAGCTCTGCTCATTATGGTGTTGGTCCTGTTAGCCGGGCAGCTGCAGCGCAACAGGATGCTGAGGAGAG GGATTGCTAAGGAGGAGCTTGACCCCTTCCATGAAGCCGTTTACGAGGAGATTGAGTACAAACTGGCCAGACAGGGAACCTATGATGCACCCAGGAGAG GGAGTTTCCTTTCTGATGAGCTGCCCTCTGATTACGATGATGTGGAGGAAAGTGAGGGGAACCCCATCCCAG GTGAATCGATGCCCTCTCTGGAAGGAGAGACCCCAGGGTACTATGACGATGCCGTCCCTATGAACAGCAACCCAGATGATTTATCAG GGAGTTTCCATTCTGATGAACTTCCCTCTGGCTACTGTGATGTGGAGGACAGTGAAGGGAACCCCATCCAAG GTTTTCCCCTCACTCCCCCTGGAGAGGAGAGTGCCCAGGCCGCACTGCCCCCTGAAGAAGGACCAGCTGCACCTGACAGGACTGACTACGATGATGTTGGGGAGGAGTCTCCAGGAGAGGGTGGGGCGCTGTGA